The Pantoea vagans genome contains the following window.
ATGGCTGATTAAGGCAAAAATGAGCGTACCGCCGGTTATATTGCCCAGCAACGTCGGCAGGGCAAATGGCCAGAAGAACTCATACCAAGGCAGTGTGCCGGCAAATACCAGATACAGTACTTCCACCGATCCGACCACGATATGAGCCAAATCACCCAATGCGACCAGCCACGTCATCATCACGATAACCACGATTTTCGCCGCGCCCGCATAAGGGAACATCCAGACCATGGTGGCGATGATCCAGCCGGATATCACCGCATTGGCGAACATCTCGCGCGGTGGATTTGCCATCACTTTTTCGCTTATAGAGGTAAAAGCCTGGCGTGTGGCATCGTCAAAGATGGGCATATGATTAAACGCCAGTGCGCCGAGTGCTGTACCGATCAGGTTTCCCGCCAACACCACACCCCACAGGCGTAAAAGCAGCAACATATTGCCACCGGTGGGTTTGTGCATCACGGGCAACACGGCTGTGACCGTGTTTTCAGTGAACAGCTGCTGACGCGCCATAATCACGATAACAAAGCCAAAGGTGTAACCCAGATTCTCGAGTAAAAAACCGCCCGGCACCTCAGCTAAATGTACGTGGAAAATCCCTTTCGCCATCAGTGAGGCACTCATGGAAAGCCCAGCGGCAACAGCAGACCAAAGCAATGCCATACCGTCGCGCTCTAACTCTTTCTCACCGTCCTGACGGATCTCTTCATGAATAGCGGCTGCCCGTGAAGGCAAGGCATCTTCGTCTACCTCAATCTCTTTGCCTTGCTCCTTTTCTTCGCTTTCCACATCGTTGTCATGTTCTGTAATGGATGGCGATTGCTTCATGTTTTCCCCCAGTGATAATGCCAGCGCGTAATAAGCGTAGACGTTTTTATCAAGGGCGAAATGTTACTAAGATTCAATTTAAGAGTAACAAGATTTTAACTGAGGCGTTTTTTTGAGCAGTTTATTGATCTGATGCGCACGAATACCCCCTTTGAGGGAAGTGAGAGCCAACTCACAGACTTCGGCCCACAGATTCATTGTGGTATTATCCCCGCCTTATTTCATTGCTGCGATTCCCTCTTTCATGCTCGAAGTCATTAATCTCTCATGCGTTCGCGATGAGCGAACCTTGTTTCATGGACTCAGCTTCCATGTGCAACCGGGTGACATTGTGCAAATTGAAGGTCCTAACGGGGCGGGAAAAACCTCACTGTTACGCTTACTGGCGGGTTTGAGCCGGGCAGAAGAGGGGGAAGTGATGTGGCAATCGCAGCCGACGCGTCAGCAACGCGAAATATGGCACCAAAACCTGCTTTATCTTGGCCATCATCCGGGCGTGAAATCAGTACTCTCGCCAATGGAAAACCTGCAGTTCTGGCATGGCCATCACGATGAGGAACGCCTCTATGACGCGCTGGAGCAGGTCAACCTGTTGGGTTACGAAGAGGTGCCCGTGGCACAACTGTCGGCCGGACAGCAGCGACGCGTTGCACTGGCGCGCCTGTGGCTGAGCACGGCAAAAGTCTGGATTCTGGATGAGCCGCTGACGGCGATTGATAAAGGCGGCGTGGAAAAATTAATGGCCCGCTTCGCCGAACATGCCGATAACGGAGGCGCGGTCATTTTGACCACCCATCAGGATTTACCCGGTGACAGCGACCGCGTGCGCAAAATTCGTCTGACTTCGGAGTGGGCTTGATGTTAGGTCGGGTCATTCAACGAGAATTAAAAATTGCTTTTCGCAGCGGTGCAGAAGTGATCAACCCGCTGTGGTTTTTCCTGATTGTTATCACGCTGTTTCCTTTGGGTGTCGGTCCGGATCCGCAGCAGTTGGCTCGCATTGCACCCGGCATCGCGTGGGTTGCTGCGTTATTGGCGTCTTTGCTGGCGCTGGAACGGCTGTTTCGTGATGACTTTCTGGATGGTTCGCTTGAGCAACTACTTTTGTTGCCAACACCACTGCCGGTGACGGTGCTGGGCAAAGTGATTGCGCACTGGTTAATTACCGGCTTGCCGTTGATCTTGCTATCGCCTCTGGCAGCGTTACTGCTGTCGCTGGATTTCTCCGGCTGGCGCGCGATGGCGCTGACACTGTTGCTCGGTACACCCACCTTGAGTTTCCTGGGCGCAATTGGTACAGGCCTAACGGTGGGGCTGCGACGCGGCGGCGTATTACTGAGTTTGCTGGTGTTGCCGTTGTCGATACCGGTACTGATTTTTGCCAGCGCGGCGATTGATGCCGCGGGCCAAGGGCTGCCGATCGGAGGTTATCTGGCGATTCTTGGCGCCATGCTGGCAGTGAGCGCAACACTTTCGCCGTTCGCAACTGCTGCGGCTTTGCGTATTAGTCTGCACTGATTCGTGCTGCCCCAGAGCAGCCGGATACCGAATTCTTTTATTGTGAGCTATGCAAATGTGGAAATGGTTACACCAGTGGGCGAAGCCTGAACGGCTTTACCAACTATGCGGTCGCTTGATTCCGTGGTTCGCCGTATTGGGCGTGGCAACGCTGCTACTCGGTTGGGTGTGGGGCTTCGGCTTTGCACCGGCGGATTATCAGCAGGGCAACAGCTTCCGTATTATGTACATTCATGTGCCCGCAGCGATGTGGTCAATGGGGGTCTATGCCTCAATGGCGATTGCCGCCTTTATTGGCCTGGTCTGGCAGATGAAGATGGCGGATTTGGTCTCGGCGGCGATGGCACCCATTGGTGCGGTGTTCACTTTCATCGCCCTGATCACCGGCTCTGCGTGGGGCAAACCGATGTGGGGCACCTGGTGGATCTGGGATGCGCGTCTGACTTCTGAACTGGTGCTGCTGTTCATCTATATGGGTGTCATTGCGCTCTATCACTCGTTTGAAGACCGCCGTACGGCGGGTCGCGCCGCGGGTATCCTGATTCTGGTGGGCGTGGTCAATCTGCCGATTATCCATTTCTCGGTGCAGTGGTGGAACACGCTCCATCAGGGATCTTCAGGTATTCTGCAGCAGGCCATCGCGCCAAGTATGCGCACACCGCTGCGCTGGGCGATCCTCGGTTATCTGCTGGTGTTTGGTGCCCTAACGCTAATGCGTCTGCGTAACCTGATCCTGTTTACCGAGCGTCATCGTCCCTGGGCGATTGATGTGGCTCAGGGAGGGCGCAAAGCATGACCCCAGCTTTCTCGTCGTGGAGCGACTTCTTTGCCATGGGCGGCTATGCCTTTTATGTCTGGCTCGCCGTGATCCTCACATTGATTCCCTTATTCGGTCTGGTGCTGCACACCGTGCTGTTCCGTCGCCGCTTGCTGGCGGAGATTCGCCAGCGTCAATCCAGGGAGCGCCGCATCCGCGCGGCGAAGTCGAAAAAAGCTGCCAGTGAAGCAGCAGGAGAATCT
Protein-coding sequences here:
- a CDS encoding formate/nitrite transporter family protein, with the translated sequence MKQSPSITEHDNDVESEEKEQGKEIEVDEDALPSRAAAIHEEIRQDGEKELERDGMALLWSAVAAGLSMSASLMAKGIFHVHLAEVPGGFLLENLGYTFGFVIVIMARQQLFTENTVTAVLPVMHKPTGGNMLLLLRLWGVVLAGNLIGTALGALAFNHMPIFDDATRQAFTSISEKVMANPPREMFANAVISGWIIATMVWMFPYAGAAKIVVIVMMTWLVALGDLAHIVVGSVEVLYLVFAGTLPWYEFFWPFALPTLLGNITGGTLIFALISHAQIRNDMSEAAKAKAKAEQKRKEKAQGQSK
- the ccmA gene encoding cytochrome c biogenesis heme-transporting ATPase CcmA, which translates into the protein MLEVINLSCVRDERTLFHGLSFHVQPGDIVQIEGPNGAGKTSLLRLLAGLSRAEEGEVMWQSQPTRQQREIWHQNLLYLGHHPGVKSVLSPMENLQFWHGHHDEERLYDALEQVNLLGYEEVPVAQLSAGQQRRVALARLWLSTAKVWILDEPLTAIDKGGVEKLMARFAEHADNGGAVILTTHQDLPGDSDRVRKIRLTSEWA
- the ccmB gene encoding heme exporter protein CcmB — protein: MLGRVIQRELKIAFRSGAEVINPLWFFLIVITLFPLGVGPDPQQLARIAPGIAWVAALLASLLALERLFRDDFLDGSLEQLLLLPTPLPVTVLGKVIAHWLITGLPLILLSPLAALLLSLDFSGWRAMALTLLLGTPTLSFLGAIGTGLTVGLRRGGVLLSLLVLPLSIPVLIFASAAIDAAGQGLPIGGYLAILGAMLAVSATLSPFATAAALRISLH
- a CDS encoding heme ABC transporter permease encodes the protein MWKWLHQWAKPERLYQLCGRLIPWFAVLGVATLLLGWVWGFGFAPADYQQGNSFRIMYIHVPAAMWSMGVYASMAIAAFIGLVWQMKMADLVSAAMAPIGAVFTFIALITGSAWGKPMWGTWWIWDARLTSELVLLFIYMGVIALYHSFEDRRTAGRAAGILILVGVVNLPIIHFSVQWWNTLHQGSSGILQQAIAPSMRTPLRWAILGYLLVFGALTLMRLRNLILFTERHRPWAIDVAQGGRKA
- the ccmD gene encoding heme exporter protein CcmD, with amino-acid sequence MTPAFSSWSDFFAMGGYAFYVWLAVILTLIPLFGLVLHTVLFRRRLLAEIRQRQSRERRIRAAKSKKAASEAAGESV